The following proteins are encoded in a genomic region of Gossypium hirsutum isolate 1008001.06 chromosome D05, Gossypium_hirsutum_v2.1, whole genome shotgun sequence:
- the LOC107904961 gene encoding 26S proteasome regulatory subunit S10B homolog B, with protein sequence MSDGEDAVRRRNAVAEYRKKLLQHKEYESRVRAGRENLRAAKKEFNKTEDDLKSLQSVGQIIGEVLRPLDNERLIVKASSGPRYVVGCRSKVDKEKLTSGTRVVLDMTTLTIMRALPREVDPVVYNMLHEDPGNVSYSAVGGLSDQIRELRESIELPLMNPELFLRVGIKPPKGVLLYGPPGTGKTLLARAIASNIDANFLKVVSSAIIDKYIGESARLIREMFGYARDHQPCIIFMDEIDAIGGRRFSEGTSADREIQRTLMELLNQLDGFDQLGKVKMIMATNRPDVLDPALLRPGRLDRKIEIPLPNEQSRMEILKIHAAGIAKHGEIDYEAVVKLAEGFNGADLRNVCTEAGMSAIRAERDYVIHEDFMKAVRKLNEAKKLESSAHYSADFGKE encoded by the exons ATGAGCGACGGAGAAGACGCTGTGCGACGCCGGAATGCGGTTGCGGAGTATCGGAAGAAACTCCTTCAACACAAAGAATACGAATCCAGGGTTCGAGCAG GTAGGGAGAATCTGAGAGCTGCTAAGAAGGAGTTCAACAAAACAGAAGATGATTTGAAGTCTCTTCAGAGTGTTGGGCAGATCATTGGGGAAGTTCTCAGGCCTCTTGATAATGAACGCT TGATTGTTAAAGCAAGCAGTGGCCCTCGTTATGTTGTTGGTTGCCGCAGTAAAGTTGATAAGGAGAAACTGACTTCAGGAACTAGAGTGGTTCTTGACATGACAACACTTACTATCATGCGGGCACTTCCTCGTGAA GTTGATCCAGTTGTTTACAACATGTTGCACGAGGATCCTGGTAATGTTAGCTACTCGGCTGTTGGTGGTTTATCTGATCAAATTCGAGAGCTGAGGGAATCTATTGAGCTCCCTCTCATGAATCCTGAGCTTTTCCTTAGAGTAGGAATTAAACCTCCCAAG GGTGTCCTCCTCTATGGGCCTCCTGGTACTGGCAAGACATTGTTAGCCAGAGCAATAGCAAGTAATATTGATGCCAACTTCTTAAAG GTTGTTTCAAGTGCAATAATTGACAAATACATAGGAGAAAGTGCAAGACTGATAAGAGAAATGTTTGGATATGCACGTGATCACCAA CCTTGCATTATCTTTATGGATGAGATTGATGCTATTGGTGGACGCCGTTTCAGTGAGGGAACAAGTGCTGACCGTGAAATACAAAGAACACTAATGGAGTTACTTAATCAGCTTGATGGATTTGATCAGCTTGGGAAG GTTAAAATGATCATGGCTACAAACCGCCCTGATGTTCTTGACCCTGCACTGCTTCGTCCTGGACGGCTGGACAGAAAGATAGAGATCCCATTGCCAAATGAGCAGTCAAGAATGGAAATCCTCAAGATTCATGCTGCTGGCATAGCCAAGCATGGTGAAATTGACTACGAGGCTGTTGTTAAACTTGCTGAG GGCTTTAATGGTGCTGATCTACGAAATGTTTGCACGGAAGCTGGAATGTCAGCAATTCGTGCAGAACGTGATTATGTCATCCACGAAGATTTCATGAAG GCAGTGAGAAAATTGAATGAAGCCAAGAAATTGGAATCCAGTGCACACTACAGTGCCGATTTTGGGAAAGAATAG